From Fulvivirga lutea:
AACCAACTACGTAATTCATTAAAGCCGTCCCGCTCAGAACAGTTTAGAATGAATGAAGTGCTGAACCTGGTGAACAACTATTGTTTTAACAGTGCTCAAATTCAGAGTTTGTTATTTCATGTACAGACAGACCATTCTAGAATAACCATTGGTAAAGCGGCTTTTTCAGGTGTTGCTGATCCCCACAATTTCTATATGGTGTATGATGCCTTTAATTCATTTTCAATGGCTTTTAGGCTGCACGACATTGTGCATAATCAGCTGATAGCCCCTATTGTAACTCCTCCGCCCGTCATTATTCAGGATCCGGTGATCATTTGCGAGCCTACACCCGATGATTTCGCGCATATTTTGCGCACGATCAGAAACGAGAGTTTTGCCAATGATAAACTATCAGCACTACATCTTATCGCCCCGAACTATTGCTTTACAGTCAACCAGATTGGCCAAATTATGGATGCATTTCACTTCAGCGGTGGTAAGTTATCTGCGGCCAAGGCCTTGTATGATAATGCCATTGATCAGCACAACTACTACAGATTAGTAGATAAAATCGTGTTCAGAAGCGATAAAGAAGAACTGAGACGTTATATTAATGATAGAAGATTTTAATACTCATAACTCACTGTTTAATAGTAAGTTATAATTAATCACATAAAGCCATCTTACAAGTGTAGGATGGCTTTATTTTAGGTTACACCACTACCTTATCGATACCCACCTGTAATTTTTCCTGCAATTCATTCACGTGCTTCAACTCATCTTTGGTAATAAAAATTAAGGATAAGCCTTTATTTCCGGCTCGTGCTGTTCTGCCACTTCGGTGTATGTAATACTCCACCTGATCGGGCAATTCGTAATGGGCGGCAAATGCCAGATCCTTTACATCTATGCCCCTGGCCGCTATATCGGTAGCAATTAAGAACTGCAGACTTTCATTTTTAAAGGCACGCATAATTTTATCACGCTCCTTTTGCAGTAAGTCGCCATGGATAGCATCTGTAGACAGGTTTTTAGCTTTTAGTTGCTTCGCGAGTGTACGTGCTGCTACTTTTGTTCGGCAAAAGATCATGCCTCGTTCCTCTCCCATGTCTTTTAGAAATTTCACCAGCGTGTCGAGTTTGTCTTCCGCCATGGTGATGGTATACTGATGGGTGATCTTCTTATTCAGTCTGTCAGCACCAATAGTTACGCGAAAGGCATCCGGAGCTAAGTAATTTTTAATAATGGTTTTGATATCCGGTGGCATGGTGGCTGAAA
This genomic window contains:
- a CDS encoding DEAD/DEAH box helicase, whose protein sequence is MSFAALGISKPFIKALDELKIINPSPIQEQSIPFLLSKGTDFIAQAPTGTGKTAAYGLPLLEKINAGSPKVQALILTPTRELGQQVAKQLFKFTKYSDKIFTEAVYGGAKIEAQIAALKRPTQIIVATPGRLVDLLQKDAVDLSHVKYVVLDEADEMLSMGFKKELTRILKHTTGRTNTWLFSATMPPDIKTIIKNYLAPDAFRVTIGADRLNKKITHQYTITMAEDKLDTLVKFLKDMGEERGMIFCRTKVAARTLAKQLKAKNLSTDAIHGDLLQKERDKIMRAFKNESLQFLIATDIAARGIDVKDLAFAAHYELPDQVEYYIHRSGRTARAGNKGLSLIFITKDELKHVNELQEKLQVGIDKVVV
- a CDS encoding DUF4476 domain-containing protein; protein product: MRHVILSLLLICSIATITTANHCIQPLPEHQFNQLRNSLKPSRSEQFRMNEVLNLVNNYCFNSAQIQSLLFHVQTDHSRITIGKAAFSGVADPHNFYMVYDAFNSFSMAFRLHDIVHNQLIAPIVTPPPVIIQDPVIICEPTPDDFAHILRTIRNESFANDKLSALHLIAPNYCFTVNQIGQIMDAFHFSGGKLSAAKALYDNAIDQHNYYRLVDKIVFRSDKEELRRYINDRRF